The DNA segment CTTTCATGTTGAACTAAAACTAAAAATTCATCACCACCTATTCTAAAAATTTTATCGGTTCCACGAATTACGTATCTTAAAATATTTGCGAAGTGGCAAAGCACTTGATCGCCAGTTTTATGTCCGTAAGTGTCATTGATCAATTTAAAGTCATTCAAGTCGAGAAGCGCAACTAATGCAAGATGGTCTTCCATTCTTCTCCCGGACCATTCTTCTTTTAAATGATTGAGTTTATTTCTATTAAATACTCCCGTTAACGCGTCGCGAAAAGCGAGAGTTTTGGTTTCTTCATATTCATTAGAATGAACTAAAGATATTGCAGTAAAGTCTGCAATCGTTTGAAGAATAACAAGATCTTCTTGAGAAAACGAAGAGCCATCAAATCGATTGATCAATTCGATAACTCCGTGAACTTGCCCTCTAAAAGTCATCGGAACCGCTATGATTGTTTTAGTTTCAAAGCCTGTCCTTTCATCGACTTTATTTGAAAATCTCGGATCGTCTTTTGCATTTTCTACAAAAACAGGGCTTTTTGTTTGGACCACCGACCCAGCGACGCCTTCACCTGATTTTAAACGAATATTTTTAATCTGTTCTAATTCAAGCCCTTCCGCTATGAGAAAAAACAATTCCCCCGAGTTTTCATCATACCTCATTAAACTCCAGTTTTCAGGACTGAAGAATAATCGAACTTCATCCATCACCGCATCAAGAATTTCCTGTTGCTCAAGAGAAGAAGTAATTATTTTTCCTATGGAAGAATATAGTTTGATCAATTCAGGTTTGGATTCTCTTAAAGGCATAATGAATAATTCTTTCTTTTAGACTAAAATGTTGAATATTTTTGTATTTTTTAACTACTAAATTGATTTTAAGGTATAAATCGGTTTTTTATCAAGATATTTCTTTAAAATAAATACATTTTTACCAATCGACAATCAATTCGAATACTATTTGATCTTTTTTTGGAGAAATCTTTTGGATTAAATTTATTATGCGATAACATCTTGGATTACTTCGTTTTTTTGATAAATTGCCATTCTCTTGAGTATTTCTTCTCTCTAACTCTAAAAGTAACACGAAAGCTTTACACATTGAGATTCCCAAATAACGAGAAACGGATCGTAGTTCTGCCCAATCCTGGCTTTGAGGTCGAAATGACAATCTCTTCAAGTGTTGAAACTTAGATTGATAAGAAGTTCTCTCATATTTGTAAGGTTTCGTATTCTTTAAAATTTCAATATTATAATTTTTGAGTAATCGTTCTAAATAGATAGATAAATTTTTATTCTTCCTGATTCTCGATAGCGTATAAGAATAAAGTTCAAATGGAACATAAAGATCCGCGGTGAACCTATTTCTTTTTCGATAGGCATCATTCTGAAGTCTACGTGTATGAGAGAATTTATCGAATTTCGTATTTTTCCCGTTCATACTCTAAACAGTTTCGAAGAGTTTAGGTATGGATGAAAAATTCTGATTTTTTTTTAGGAATATTCGATTTTTTATCTTTTTTTGAAATGAATTTAAATGTAGTTCCGACCTAAAGCGTTATACGAAAAATTATCGATATCCTAAATACGCGTCCACCTTGAATCATAGAGCCCGTAGTTCCGACCCTAAATCCCCAAAATCAATTCCACTCTTTTCTCAAGTCCCTGAACTCGATCGATATACAAAGCATCGACGGAACAAGCAAGTACAAGGCTATGCAAGAGATCGACACAAAGTGAAAGTTTTTCAGCTTCTTTTGTGACTTTTTCATTTCTTTGAAAAGCAACCTCCAACAATTTACGGTACTGACTTCCGTATCTCTCGGTGTATTCATTTTGTAAATTCACCGGAGCGGAATAAATCAGACTGAAGGGAAGTCTTGCTTTATCATGATATTCTTTTGCTGTTTCTGCAATCGCTTTGAAAATGGAAATGATTTCCATATTTAAACCTTGGTCGCGAATGACTCTTCTTCGTATCTCATTTAAAATGAGTAAATGAGTTGCGACTAATGCCTTTCTAAATAGATTTTCTTTGGAATGAAAGTGGTGATAAATGCTAGGTTGTTCCAAACCGCATTCCTTGCTGATTTCTCTTAAGGAGGTTCCATGAAAACCTTTTCTTGAAAAGGCGATCGCTGCACCTTCTAAAATTCTTTCTCGAGAATTTTTATAGTCCCTATTTAAAGGATACAAGGGACTTCCGTCTTTACTTAACACTTGCTGGCGTCTCCAGTCTCAGTGATCTCTACTTACAACTCGTTCCAAAAATCGGGATTTTCGTTTAAGAAGTAACATCACAACCTGCTTTCCATAGATCTTCTTAAGAAGCAAGGTGTTGAGTTTTCTCACGGCCGAGTTTTTATAATAAAGATCCTAAAACTTTTATTTTTCAAATATCTTAATATTCTATCCTTTAAACGTCAAAATTCTTTTTTAAAAACCTCGAAATAATTTCTCGTATCATTGGGAAGAATGGATGGAGAAGACCCAAAACCAGGATGATTCTGATTTGGATTGTATTGTCCTTTGTTCTCTTTTTTATTCTCATTTCCTTGATAGCTTACCAAAGAGCTAAACAAGAGTTCGAAATTCGCAACATTTAAAGTAGAATCTTCTAAAGTAATTTCGACAAGAAAATGATTTCCGGAGCTCGTATAATCGAACTCGTAAAAGAAAACGGGATCCGCATAAGCTGAAAAAATCGGAGCAATTTTTTTATCCTTTTTATTGCTTCTGTAGATTTGAATTAAAAACGCATGTGAAGAATCGTCGTGCGCCAACCCGATTCCCAACTTATGTTTTTGATTTCCTTCTTCTTGAATGGAAGGCAAATGGATTTTATAGATAATCGAATTTCCTTTGAAAACCGCTCCGTTGAATTGATGTTTTTTTTCAACGCTGTATCCAGAATCTTTGAGGTTTCTTTTGACTTCTTCTAAGTAAGCCTTTAGTTCTTTTTTTTCCTCGTTTGATTTACCGTTTACAGACGTTCCCGCCGGCGTTTTATCCTGAGAAATTATCTCGCTTAGGGCGTAAAAAACGGTTAAAAATAGGAATATAGGAAGAATTCTGCGTAATTTAGAATCGGATTCGCTCATTTTATTCTCTTCTTTTGTAGTTTAGTCGAGGAATTCTTTGATGAAAAGATTTTTTTATTCTAACTCATCTAACCCTTGTGTTTTTTTCCGGAACGCCGACATATAAAGTAGTAGAACTATTTTTGGACGGATTCTTATGCCATTTAAAACCGCAATCGCTCTGATTCTTTTTTTCTCTTTTGGTAATTGTGTTTCCAATTCAAAGTATGATTCTCTTCTCAAATCCTATGAAGAATCAAAACTGGAAAATCAGAGAATTTTAGGTGAAAAGGAAGGACTTTACAAATCCTTAGAAGAACTCAAACGAATTCAGGAAGAAACGGAACAAAGGATTCGCGAATATAAAGGACTCATGGAAACGTTTCGTTCTATGATCGATTCGGGTAAACTCAAGATTAAAATCATCGATGGGAGAATGGTGGTCGTTCTTTCCTCCGATATTTTGTTTCCAGTTGGCTCCGCATTTCTTTCCGCATCGGGAACGTCCGCGATTCGGGAAGTGACTACTCTTCTTGCGTCTTTAGAGGGAAAACGATTTCAAATTGAAGGGCATACCGATGATACGCCGACCGGTATCAAAGGTTATACAAACTGGGAATTGGCTTCCTCCCGCGCTCTCAATGTATTACACACGATGGTAAAAGCGGGAATGCCCGAGGTTAGAATCAGTGCCGCGAGTATGGGTGCTTCCAGACCAGCGGTTCCGAATATCTCTCCTGAAAATCGATCCGCAAATCGTAGAATTGAAATCGTGATTGTTCCCGATCTCAGTAATCTTCCCGGAATGGAAGAATTGAAAAAATATTCAAACTAGTTTGTTCGGTGAAAATTAGAAAAATTGAATTTTAGGTAAACGTATACGCCCAGTAGATTAACAAAAGCTGGAGCGGAAGTCTGATAAAAAGCGCCCATTTTGGCGGATCCGTTTTTCTACACGATTGATAGTGGTATAAATTTGCGGGAAATACCGCAATCAAAAGTAAGATGATTCCCCAGGCGCCGAGTTGTCTCGTATCCGGAAGAAGCAACATAGCACCCAATCCAATTTCAAACAGACCGCTGATATAAACCACTAACTTGGGATAAGGAATATAAGGCGGCATGATTCTAAGATAAAATTTTGGCGATACAAAATGAAGTATTCCCGCGATGATATAAAGAATAGCCATCGTATAAAGACTAAGAGTAGACGCTTCGGGCATGATCGATTCCTTTTTTAGATTACGAGATTATATCAGAGTCAAACGGAATCTGATTTTAAAAAATTTCAATCGGGTCTTTTTTCTCTTCCTCGGTTTCGATTTCTTTGTTTTCGAATCTTGGCCTGAAAGCCGATCACCCGAAGGGAGCTGATCTGTTTTTGACGAAATTCTTCCTTTCGGAAAATTTCCTTCTTTTGTGAAAACCGGATTGAAATTAAATTCATAGGCAAACACTCCTTGCCCTGGAATTATCCGGTCATCCTAGGAAAATTTGATAAAGTACAAGAAAAAAATAAATTCTTAGAATTTTTTTTCGATTCCTTGTCCGGAATATTCGATTTTGAATTTTTCTTTATCCCAAAAAAAATTGGACCCCAAGAACAAGATAAAGAGTTATTTTGCTTTTTTAGAAGGTTTTTGCGGGAAATTTTTCACCTTGGAAAGTTCTTCCCATTTTTCTTTGAGCCAAACCGCCGCTTCCTTGGTTTTACCATCCGAAAGTTTTACAAGATACGGTTTTCCGGTTATACTCGACTTAGAGCCGATGTTCTCGATAAAATCGGGAATCGTTTGAATTTTTCCGTTCACCGCATTGAGTTTTCGTTCCATATGTTCTCTTGCTTCTTTGGGATCGTGTTCGGCTCCGTTTCTGATAAACTTACACTGACAGGATTCCAATGAGTTCATCAGTAAATTTAAATCCTTTCGAAACTCGGTAGATTCTTCCGATCCGATCGATAAGGAGAATAAGAATGCGATCAGTAATAGTATCTGTTGTTTCATGGGTCAGTCCTTTGTTGTGATATGAAATTATTGTAGATTCCGTTTCAATTCTAAGATCGCGTCTTTGAGTCGATCGTCTCCCCAGAAGAGTTCGTTTCCTATGATAAAACTAGGGGCTCCGAAAATTCCAAGTTCAAAAGCTTTTTCGGTTTGTTTACGAAGAAGATCTTTTACTTCTTGTTTGCCCGAGTTTTCCAGAATTGGATCTGCGTCGAGTCCGATGCCGATCAAGATGGAACGTAATACTTCCGGGTTTGCGATATCAAGATCTTTTGCAAAGTTTGCTTGAAAGGTTTCACGAATGAATGTGGAAATCCAGGATTTTTCCAAGTTTGCAATTGTGATTCTGGAAGCCAAGAGTCCGTTTCTTGGAAATTGAGACGGGATGGAAAACGGGATCCCGTATTTTTTTGCTCTTCTTTGCAGATCCTTCCACATATACTTTCCCTTTGCAGGAAATAGATTGAAAGGAGAATCGTTCCAACCTTGTTTCTTAAAAATCGGTCCGAGCAGAAACGGTTTCCATAGGATTTGAATTTTAGAATCGCGGAGTAAACTTTCGATTCTCATGACCGAAAGATAAGAATAGGTGCTCGCAAATTCAAAAAAGAATTCAATTTGTTGCATATAATTCGACTCCTACTAATCAAACGCGGATCAGGGTTGCAATTTTGTTTTAAAAAATTGCCAAATTTCCTCAGCCGCGTTCAATTCCGATGTGGGATTTCCCAGGGAAGAGAACGGAATTTTTCGATCTCTTCCCGGCCAGTTGTGTCCTCCGCCGACAATTTTATAAAGGCGAACGGAAGTTTTTTCTTTGCAGGTATCGTATGAAACGATTTCTAATTTTGTGGCATCGTCTTTGTCATCTCTCGTTTTTGTTTGAGAGGCTTTAGAACAGGAATTCCACTGCAGCCATCTGTTTACTGAATCTTCCACGCTTAAAATTTCACCGCCGTCTCTGACATAACCTCCGTAATAAGGAACGGTTGGATCTTCGGTTCCCGCTAAAAATGCAACGGAAACCTTTTCTGTCGGCTGATCTTTTCTAAGAACAAATTCGGAAAGTTGAGAAGATACGCTTGCTCCGGCCTTGAATAACTTTGATTTTTCGACCAACATTCTTTGGGTCATAAAGCCTCCGTTGGAATGTCCGACGATAAAAACTCGATCGGCTGCGATCGGAAATAAGTTTAAAAGATGTTGAATGAGTTTTTCTAAAAATTGGACGTCGTCGATTTGTTCCAGATCCGCCGGAGTCGCTCCTCGACCGTCGGCCCAGCTTTTCTGGATTCCGTTCGGATAAACGACTATAAATCCTTCCCGGTCTGCTATCTCGTTAAAACCGGAATCATTCATCATGATCTCTCCGTTTCCCAAACGTCCGTGTAATACAAGAACTAACGGTAGTTTGGCGGAGTGATTCTCCTGAGCCTTGGGAACATGGAGCAAATACGTTCTTGTTTTTTCGTTTACGTCCAGAGTTTCCAATTGAGCTTCTTTGAAAGATTTCAAATTGTTTCGTAAAATCCATCCGCAGTTCGAACTCAATAAAAATATGGTTACGATAAAAGTCATGGAATCGTAAGATGCGATCCGTTTCATTTTGTTTTTTCCAAGGTATCTATCGAATTGATCAAAGATTTTTCAAAGGCGGAGGAAGGCCAAAAGAACGGCGTAAAGGGAATCAATAGAATTCCTCTCCATTGATCCAAAACGAGTTTATGCGAGGTTTCTTCGGGAGATTTCATTTTTTCGAAAATACGATAGGTGATTTTGTGTTCCGTTCGAACGTGATACGGAAAAATTCCGAGAGTAAACAAGCTGAGGATAAAATTCAAAGCGTGCAGTCCGCGGTGGAAATATTTGTGTTCTTGTTCTTCGAGGATGATTTCAAGAAGAACGTTCGATTGATCGTCTTCCGAATATCCTTTTTCTAAAATTTTTTTTCGGATCAAAGCGATTTCAGAATTGTAAAAACCGAATCCGGTAAATTCGAATCTTAACTTTTTTTCTTTGGAAATCGATTTGAAGGTTTTAAGAACTTCCGGAGGTTTTGCGATTCCAATACAGTTATACAAAAAAAGAAAACAAACCAATATTAGAATTTTCTGTTTCATATCAATAGACCGATTGAGAATCCGATAAAAACTGTTTTGCATAATTCGAGTATAAATCCTCGATCTTATCCCGATCGTCAAAAAAGAGCAGACCGAGCGAAACCCAGCCGATCGCTTGAACGTTTCTGATCGTGTAAGAATACTCCGCCACTTTTTGATTCCACTTCCAAACCCGAAATACGACACGATCCGAAGATTTTTGAAGAATCGGAACTATAAAAAAAGTTCTGTATGTAAGAATCCGATTTAGAATGTAGAGAGAAAATTTTCCTGGTTCTTTTTCAAGACCCCAGGTCACGGGTTGCGATTGTTCTCCGAATAAAAGAGATAATCTCGGAGCTTTTTCTAAAATGATCTGAATCTTGATTTCGGAATCGTATTTCGTATGCTGCGAGATTTTTTTAAAGGTTCCCGAAAGATGAATCGTTCTTAGGATTTCGGAAGCGTATTTTTTACTAACACCTTCTTTCCAGCCGATCAATTCATAGGTGACTTCCTTGTTTATTTCCGGAATCGCAGAAGGTAAATTCGGATGATCTCCGATTAAAAACGTGGAGCATGCTTGGAAAAAAAGAAAACTTAGGGAAAGAATTATTTTTTTAAGCATCACGAATACGATGCAAAAGATTCTTTTTAGATCAAGTCCTAAATCTCATTTCAAATTTAGATTGTTGAAAATTACTTCGATGGACTTCGGTCAATTTGACTTGTAAAAATTAGAATCGAATCTTCGATGTCCGGTCGATGGATTCAATTCTTTTTTAAAATTTGTATCAGAGCAGACTTTTTTAAGGATCGATTTGATGATCGACTGCATAAAATACGGGACTTGGAACCTTTTCTTTTTTGAGAACGGATCGAGCGAAGTTTCTTCTTCTCTAAGTTTGGAAGAATTAGGCATGTGTGATCACTACTTTGATCGCTTTCGGACTATGAGCGGTTTTAAACGCTTGTGAGAGATTTTCGGGAGAATACGAATGTGTGATCATATTTTTTTCCAATGCTTCTGTAACCTTTGCGTTTTCCTGCAAAAGTTGGATTGCAAGATAAAAATCTCCGCAACGGGAAGTGCGAATCGATTTTCCTGAATTCAAAAATTCTAATAAAGAATTTTTTTTGGATTCTCCCTTAAAAAGAATCGCGCTTCTCGGACGGATTAAGGAATTTTCGTGATGAAAATTCGGACGGATCAACAGATCGATTTCTTCCGCGGTACCTGCGATTCCCAGATCGAATCTGGGAACATGTCCTTTGAAGTTCGGGGAAGTCAGAATTTTTTCCGCTTCTTCTATACTTCCGTAATAAACTTTGAAATGAGAAGGCAATGAAATCTTTCCGACGCTCGGCGCGACGTACACGGTTTGGTTTGCGCGATTCTCCTTTTCCCAATGAAACGTTAGATTCTCATCGCTGAATTGTAAAAGAGAAAGTTCGTCGACCACGAGTTCGGTAAGTTTTTTGACTCCGAATACTTCCTGGCC comes from the Leptospira sp. WS92.C1 genome and includes:
- a CDS encoding diguanylate cyclase, which codes for MPLRESKPELIKLYSSIGKIITSSLEQQEILDAVMDEVRLFFSPENWSLMRYDENSGELFFLIAEGLELEQIKNIRLKSGEGVAGSVVQTKSPVFVENAKDDPRFSNKVDERTGFETKTIIAVPMTFRGQVHGVIELINRFDGSSFSQEDLVILQTIADFTAISLVHSNEYEETKTLAFRDALTGVFNRNKLNHLKEEWSGRRMEDHLALVALLDLNDFKLINDTYGHKTGDQVLCHFANILRYVIRGTDKIFRIGGDEFLVLVQHESKEKIVQTQGRFHEAMAILLKKCKENKPPFNFTWGMSVGSIQKLEELIHEADLSMYASKE
- a CDS encoding DUF1564 family protein; the encoded protein is MNGKNTKFDKFSHTRRLQNDAYRKRNRFTADLYVPFELYSYTLSRIRKNKNLSIYLERLLKNYNIEILKNTKPYKYERTSYQSKFQHLKRLSFRPQSQDWAELRSVSRYLGISMCKAFVLLLELERRNTQENGNLSKKRSNPRCYRIINLIQKISPKKDQIVFELIVDW
- a CDS encoding TetR/AcrR family transcriptional regulator encodes the protein MLSKDGSPLYPLNRDYKNSRERILEGAAIAFSRKGFHGTSLREISKECGLEQPSIYHHFHSKENLFRKALVATHLLILNEIRRRVIRDQGLNMEIISIFKAIAETAKEYHDKARLPFSLIYSAPVNLQNEYTERYGSQYRKLLEVAFQRNEKVTKEAEKLSLCVDLLHSLVLACSVDALYIDRVQGLEKRVELILGI
- a CDS encoding flagellar motor protein MotB: MPFKTAIALILFFSFGNCVSNSKYDSLLKSYEESKLENQRILGEKEGLYKSLEELKRIQEETEQRIREYKGLMETFRSMIDSGKLKIKIIDGRMVVVLSSDILFPVGSAFLSASGTSAIREVTTLLASLEGKRFQIEGHTDDTPTGIKGYTNWELASSRALNVLHTMVKAGMPEVRISAASMGASRPAVPNISPENRSANRRIEIVIVPDLSNLPGMEELKKYSN
- a CDS encoding MauE/DoxX family redox-associated membrane protein, which produces MPEASTLSLYTMAILYIIAGILHFVSPKFYLRIMPPYIPYPKLVVYISGLFEIGLGAMLLLPDTRQLGAWGIILLLIAVFPANLYHYQSCRKTDPPKWALFIRLPLQLLLIYWAYTFT
- a CDS encoding YfeK family protein, with product MKQQILLLIAFLFSLSIGSEESTEFRKDLNLLMNSLESCQCKFIRNGAEHDPKEAREHMERKLNAVNGKIQTIPDFIENIGSKSSITGKPYLVKLSDGKTKEAAVWLKEKWEELSKVKNFPQKPSKKAK
- a CDS encoding 2-hydroxychromene-2-carboxylate isomerase, with product MQQIEFFFEFASTYSYLSVMRIESLLRDSKIQILWKPFLLGPIFKKQGWNDSPFNLFPAKGKYMWKDLQRRAKKYGIPFSIPSQFPRNGLLASRITIANLEKSWISTFIRETFQANFAKDLDIANPEVLRSILIGIGLDADPILENSGKQEVKDLLRKQTEKAFELGIFGAPSFIIGNELFWGDDRLKDAILELKRNLQ
- a CDS encoding PHB depolymerase family esterase; amino-acid sequence: MKRIASYDSMTFIVTIFLLSSNCGWILRNNLKSFKEAQLETLDVNEKTRTYLLHVPKAQENHSAKLPLVLVLHGRLGNGEIMMNDSGFNEIADREGFIVVYPNGIQKSWADGRGATPADLEQIDDVQFLEKLIQHLLNLFPIAADRVFIVGHSNGGFMTQRMLVEKSKLFKAGASVSSQLSEFVLRKDQPTEKVSVAFLAGTEDPTVPYYGGYVRDGGEILSVEDSVNRWLQWNSCSKASQTKTRDDKDDATKLEIVSYDTCKEKTSVRLYKIVGGGHNWPGRDRKIPFSSLGNPTSELNAAEEIWQFFKTKLQP